The Musa acuminata AAA Group cultivar baxijiao chromosome BXJ3-6, Cavendish_Baxijiao_AAA, whole genome shotgun sequence region GCGTGCGGTGGTCCCGCTTTTTGCGGTCCTCTTTCCACCACTCCCCGCAACCACAAGGACAGGTGCGTGATACGTGTAACTCAGAAGAAGGGGCAACGGGCATCGTTCGATGATCCATAATACATGGAACACGTGGAGGGAAACGAGTGGGCCCTTCCCATCCGGTGTCGGTGACCGATCTCTTTCACCAGATCTACAGTGCCTCTTGGTCTTACTACAGCCAAAATAACAGGAATTTATCTCAGCCTTTAGATCACGATCCGACGCCTAAAACTAAAAGATCAAAATAAATAGTAAAGATGCCCGGAAAAtagaaataaaatgaaagaaagaaaaggatgaGCACGGCAAGTAGGTGTGGGCCGGTCAACCGTCAAAGGCGACGCTTTGGTTCCAAGCGAGACCCCTCTCAGTTGTCGTGTTATTTAGCTGACAGAATCTTAGAATTCCACTGCAAGCAAGACAGCAACCGCAAAATTACTGCTTCctctccccccctctctctctctctcaaagttgTCGTTATCTTACGGTCTCCGAAACGCAACCTTTTGACCGTCTCCATCAACGGTCGTCATCTTCATCAGCTCTGTCTGCTCCTTCCTGGGCCCCTGCCTGCTTATTATATTACACCCATCATTCATACCTTGTCTCTCTCTCCCTCGCTCATACACACTAATACCCAGACATCGGGTGTGGACTTTACTTCCTCCATTGAATGTAAATGAAGTGGGTTGGATCGTTGTTGATCTGAGATGAAGTAGCTAACAGGGTTTGGACTCAGCACCCCCATGGAATGAATGGGGAAGATGAGGTCTTTGTCTCTCTGCAGAACAGACGCGATTGATTCCTTTCAAATCTTTTCATATGGCGAGTGACACACAGGAGAGAAATGGGTTTAATGAGCATGTGCTGTCGCTTGTCAGTGTGCTCAAGCTATTGTTATTATATGACCCAACACCGCCGTTTCCACACACAAAAGCCAGGAAAGAAGATTCAAACGCCCTTTCAGTTTGCAGATAATGATGGAGAAAGCCTGTCATTCCGCTGCTaatctctcctcctcctcatcctccatctccaccaccacctccgcctcctcctcctcctcctccaccaccaccgtcATCGCTGCGGATGATCACTCTTTGACTCCTGCTGCGGCTGCTGATGCTTGTACTGctggcggcggtggcagcagcaGCTCGGCCAGCAACACCAAGACAAGCAGCAATAGCTCACTTAGGTCACTCAACAGAGCCTCCTACAAGATCTCCAAACCGCTAACCAGAAGCCCTAATCCTGCAGCTGCAtcgactgctgctgctgctccgggtccggcggcggcggcggcggcgacgggggCGAGCGTTGGTAGCGGCGGGGGAGCTCCGCCGtaccagccgcagccgccggtgtaCAACATCGACAAGAACAACTTCCGCGACATCGTCCAGAAGCTCACCGGGTCGCCTGCGCACCATCAGACCCGTCCCCCGCCTGCGGAGCTGCCGCCGCCACGTCCCCCCCTTGCCGTCCCACCCGTGGCCACGTCTGTCGCCGCCGCCCCGACCTCCCGCCTCCACCGCATACGCCCGCCGCCGCTAGCCCACCTCGCCCCCCGCCTTCCGGCCCTCGCCCCGCCTCCGCCCCTGCCTGCCGTGGAACCCTGGACGCGGCCCCCGCTGTCACCTCTCCCACCACTCCCGACCGTCAGCGCCGCGGCAGAGTCACCGATCTCGGCCTACATGCGTCGCCTCCGCGGCGGTGGCGGCCTTCCGTGCCTGGCCCCATCTCCAGCAGTTGCGCCGGCGCTGCCGCCGCCGAGCTCGCCGCTAGGTTTCGGATGCCTGCTGTCGCCACGGACGGCGTACCAGATGATGATGGCTGCGCCGGGGTTGGGGCTGCCGACCTCTCCAGGGGTACAGCTGCCGAGCCCGAGGTTGGGAGATCCCTGAAGCAGATGACTCACATCGTTTCGTGCTCGTTACCGGTCGTCAAGGTACTCCATGTCTTAGCCGGAGGTGCGCCGCAGTTGCAAATTGTTATGTGATTTCATATGCTTTTTATGTACATCAAAACACACCTGCTTTGATCAGCATTGGTGTGAGGGGCAGAAATACATACATGTCCTCGATGCCAACCAA contains the following coding sequences:
- the LOC103988328 gene encoding VQ motif-containing protein 9; this encodes MMEKACHSAANLSSSSSSISTTTSASSSSSSTTTVIAADDHSLTPAAAADACTAGGGGSSSSASNTKTSSNSSLRSLNRASYKISKPLTRSPNPAAASTAAAAPGPAAAAAATGASVGSGGGAPPYQPQPPVYNIDKNNFRDIVQKLTGSPAHHQTRPPPAELPPPRPPLAVPPVATSVAAAPTSRLHRIRPPPLAHLAPRLPALAPPPPLPAVEPWTRPPLSPLPPLPTVSAAAESPISAYMRRLRGGGGLPCLAPSPAVAPALPPPSSPLGFGCLLSPRTAYQMMMAAPGLGLPTSPGVQLPSPRLGDP